In the Salmo trutta unplaced genomic scaffold, fSalTru1.1, whole genome shotgun sequence genome, one interval contains:
- the LOC115184003 gene encoding zinc finger protein 710-like isoform X1, which yields MRSLKHLKHHNRKNVEEASRRLVRCEPRAMARQVDSGTQTDPVVVLSLAQAAVLGLISQNEVFGATIAPNGFYTGEPKESPALPVEGVDYEYADQLIGANGDYLGDNLPEDGNMQPSCSQRWRHGPPPEGKMVGPERHAGVPVDGSSQVKGEGVITGLTSCVHMLNNLATTRGGLVQVDPASLRAAAQKGCAECDRDMSSQQANTHPHTHSQAGHSHKGDPGHRGLQGQRGLGNQERARGEEEEEEGEGEQGNSLMKGGQEETISSYFQSSEVGGYEGGEVYHENSQGMMWGNQLEQGVGGRGGAGRGGAHRHHGRRVDRLDINIQIDESYCVDMGEGLKRWKCRMCEKSYTSKYNLVTHILGHQGIKPHACPHCGKLFKQPSHLQTHLLTHQGTRPHKCTVCKKGFTQTSHLKRHMLQHTDVKPYSCRFCRRGFAYPSELRAHETKHERGRCHVCSQCGMEFPTYAHLKRHQTSHQGPTSYQCTECNKSFTYRSQLQNHLLKHQSPRPYSCSHCGLEFVQLHHLRQHALTHKGMKGHKCEVCSREFTLSANLKRHMLIHNSIRPFQCHICFKSFIQKQTLKTHMIVHLPVKPFKCKVCGKSFNRMYNLLGHMHLHAGSKPFKCPYCSSKFNLKGNLSRHMKVKHGMDISPDGQDALPEMEGQGHYEEDNFDFGTSGANNMDNGGSQNLTKLTTANMDDMDNYYNFGKDTANYNTS from the exons ATGAGGTCCTTGAAGCACCTGAAACATCACAACAGGAAGAATGTG GAGGAAGCCAGCAGGCGCCTGGTTAGATGTGAGCCCAGGGCTATGGCCAGACAGGTTGATTCTGGCACTCAGACTGATCctgtggtggttctgtctctagCCCAGGCTGCTGTTCTGGGGCTCATCTCTCAGAATGAGGTGTTTGGTGCTACCATCGCTCCTAATGGCTTCTACACAGGAGAACCTAAAGAGTCTCCTGCCCTGCCTGTAGAGGGGGTGGATTACGAATACGCTGATCAGCTGATAGGAGCTAACGGAGATTACCTGGGAGACAACCTGCCTGAAGACGGAAACATGCAGCCCAGCTGTAGCCAGAGGTGGCGGCACGGACCACCCCCCGAGGGGAAGATGGTAGGGCCCGAGCGCCATGCTGGAGTGCCTGTGGACGGGTCATCCCAAGTGAAAGGAGAGGGGGTTATCACTGGCCTGACGTCCTGTGTTCACATGCTGAACAACCTGGCTACTACTAGAGGTGGATTGGTCCAGGTTGACCCCGCCTCTCTCCGTGCCGCCGCCCAAAAAGGCTGTGCCGAGTGTGACAGAGACATGTCCAGCCAGCAGGCTAACACACAtcctcacacacactcccaggCCGGCCACAGCCATAAAGGGGATCCGGGGCACCGAGGCCTGCAGGGGCAGAGGGGGCTAGGGAATCAGGAGAGAgcaaggggggaggaggaggaggaggagggagagggagagcagggaaaCAGCCTGATgaaaggaggacaggaggagactatCAGCAGCTACTTCCAGTCCAGCGAGGTGGGGGGGTACGAGGGGGGGGAGGTCTACCATGAGAACAGCCAGGGTATGATGTGGGGCAACCAGCTGGAGCAGGgggtgggaggaagaggaggagcaggaagaggaggggCCCATCGTCACCACGGCCGGAGGGTTGACCGTCTAGACATCAACATCCAGATAGATGAGTCGTACTGCGTGGACATGGGGGAGGGGCTGAAGAGATGGAAGTGTCGTATGTGTGAAAAGTCTTACACCTCCAAGTACAACCTGGTAACTCACATCCTGGGTCACCAGGGCATCAAGCCCCACGCCTGCCCCCACTGTGGGAAGCTGTTTAAACAGCCCAGCCacctccagacccacctgctcacccACCAGGGAACTAGGCCTCATAAATGCACCGTGTGTAAGAAGGGCTTCACCCAGACCTCCCACCTGAAGAGACACATGCTGCAGCACACCGACGTCAAACCTTACAGCTGCCGCTTCTGTCGCCGCGGCTTCGCCTACCCCAGCGAGCTCCGCGCCCACGAGACCAAACACGAGCGCGGGCGCTGCCACGTGTGTTCTCAGTGTGGCATGGAGTTCCCCACCTACGCCCATCTGAAGCGCCACCAGACCAGCCACCAGGGACCGACTAGTTACCAGTGTACAGAGTGCAACAAGTCCTTCACCTACCGCAGCCAGCTGCAGAATCATCTACTGAAACACCAGAGTCCTCGGCCGTACTCCTGTTCCCACTGCGGGCTGGAGTTTGTCCAGCTGCACCACCTCCGCCAGCACGCCCTCACACACAAG GGAATGAAGGGTCATAAGTGTGAGGTGTGTTCCCGTGAGTTCACCTTGTCAGCCAACCTGAAGAGACACATGTTGATCCACAACAGCATCAGACCCTTCCAGTGTCACATCTGCTTCAAGAGCTTCATCCAGAAACAGACGCTCAAAACACACATGATCGTCCACCTGCCCGTCAAACCCTTCAAATGCAAG GTGTGCGGGAAGTCGTTCAACAGAATGTACAACCTGCTGGGTCACATGCACCTCCACGCCGGCTCCAAACCCTTCAAGTGTCCTTACTGCTCCTCCAAGTTTAACCTGAAGGGGAACCTCAGCCGACACATGAAGGTCAAACACGGCATGGACATCTCACCTGACGGACAAG ATGCTCTTCCTGAGATGGAGGGCCAGGGCCACTATGAGGAGGACAACTTTGACTTTGGGACCTCAGGGGCCAACAACATGGATAATGGAGGCTCCCAGAACCTCACCAAGCTCACCACGGCAAACATGGACGACATGGACAACTATTACAACTTTGGGAAGGATACAGCTAACTACAACACGTCTTGA
- the LOC115184003 gene encoding zinc finger protein 710-like isoform X2, whose amino-acid sequence MARQVDSGTQTDPVVVLSLAQAAVLGLISQNEVFGATIAPNGFYTGEPKESPALPVEGVDYEYADQLIGANGDYLGDNLPEDGNMQPSCSQRWRHGPPPEGKMVGPERHAGVPVDGSSQVKGEGVITGLTSCVHMLNNLATTRGGLVQVDPASLRAAAQKGCAECDRDMSSQQANTHPHTHSQAGHSHKGDPGHRGLQGQRGLGNQERARGEEEEEEGEGEQGNSLMKGGQEETISSYFQSSEVGGYEGGEVYHENSQGMMWGNQLEQGVGGRGGAGRGGAHRHHGRRVDRLDINIQIDESYCVDMGEGLKRWKCRMCEKSYTSKYNLVTHILGHQGIKPHACPHCGKLFKQPSHLQTHLLTHQGTRPHKCTVCKKGFTQTSHLKRHMLQHTDVKPYSCRFCRRGFAYPSELRAHETKHERGRCHVCSQCGMEFPTYAHLKRHQTSHQGPTSYQCTECNKSFTYRSQLQNHLLKHQSPRPYSCSHCGLEFVQLHHLRQHALTHKGMKGHKCEVCSREFTLSANLKRHMLIHNSIRPFQCHICFKSFIQKQTLKTHMIVHLPVKPFKCKVCGKSFNRMYNLLGHMHLHAGSKPFKCPYCSSKFNLKGNLSRHMKVKHGMDISPDGQDALPEMEGQGHYEEDNFDFGTSGANNMDNGGSQNLTKLTTANMDDMDNYYNFGKDTANYNTS is encoded by the exons ATGGCCAGACAGGTTGATTCTGGCACTCAGACTGATCctgtggtggttctgtctctagCCCAGGCTGCTGTTCTGGGGCTCATCTCTCAGAATGAGGTGTTTGGTGCTACCATCGCTCCTAATGGCTTCTACACAGGAGAACCTAAAGAGTCTCCTGCCCTGCCTGTAGAGGGGGTGGATTACGAATACGCTGATCAGCTGATAGGAGCTAACGGAGATTACCTGGGAGACAACCTGCCTGAAGACGGAAACATGCAGCCCAGCTGTAGCCAGAGGTGGCGGCACGGACCACCCCCCGAGGGGAAGATGGTAGGGCCCGAGCGCCATGCTGGAGTGCCTGTGGACGGGTCATCCCAAGTGAAAGGAGAGGGGGTTATCACTGGCCTGACGTCCTGTGTTCACATGCTGAACAACCTGGCTACTACTAGAGGTGGATTGGTCCAGGTTGACCCCGCCTCTCTCCGTGCCGCCGCCCAAAAAGGCTGTGCCGAGTGTGACAGAGACATGTCCAGCCAGCAGGCTAACACACAtcctcacacacactcccaggCCGGCCACAGCCATAAAGGGGATCCGGGGCACCGAGGCCTGCAGGGGCAGAGGGGGCTAGGGAATCAGGAGAGAgcaaggggggaggaggaggaggaggagggagagggagagcagggaaaCAGCCTGATgaaaggaggacaggaggagactatCAGCAGCTACTTCCAGTCCAGCGAGGTGGGGGGGTACGAGGGGGGGGAGGTCTACCATGAGAACAGCCAGGGTATGATGTGGGGCAACCAGCTGGAGCAGGgggtgggaggaagaggaggagcaggaagaggaggggCCCATCGTCACCACGGCCGGAGGGTTGACCGTCTAGACATCAACATCCAGATAGATGAGTCGTACTGCGTGGACATGGGGGAGGGGCTGAAGAGATGGAAGTGTCGTATGTGTGAAAAGTCTTACACCTCCAAGTACAACCTGGTAACTCACATCCTGGGTCACCAGGGCATCAAGCCCCACGCCTGCCCCCACTGTGGGAAGCTGTTTAAACAGCCCAGCCacctccagacccacctgctcacccACCAGGGAACTAGGCCTCATAAATGCACCGTGTGTAAGAAGGGCTTCACCCAGACCTCCCACCTGAAGAGACACATGCTGCAGCACACCGACGTCAAACCTTACAGCTGCCGCTTCTGTCGCCGCGGCTTCGCCTACCCCAGCGAGCTCCGCGCCCACGAGACCAAACACGAGCGCGGGCGCTGCCACGTGTGTTCTCAGTGTGGCATGGAGTTCCCCACCTACGCCCATCTGAAGCGCCACCAGACCAGCCACCAGGGACCGACTAGTTACCAGTGTACAGAGTGCAACAAGTCCTTCACCTACCGCAGCCAGCTGCAGAATCATCTACTGAAACACCAGAGTCCTCGGCCGTACTCCTGTTCCCACTGCGGGCTGGAGTTTGTCCAGCTGCACCACCTCCGCCAGCACGCCCTCACACACAAG GGAATGAAGGGTCATAAGTGTGAGGTGTGTTCCCGTGAGTTCACCTTGTCAGCCAACCTGAAGAGACACATGTTGATCCACAACAGCATCAGACCCTTCCAGTGTCACATCTGCTTCAAGAGCTTCATCCAGAAACAGACGCTCAAAACACACATGATCGTCCACCTGCCCGTCAAACCCTTCAAATGCAAG GTGTGCGGGAAGTCGTTCAACAGAATGTACAACCTGCTGGGTCACATGCACCTCCACGCCGGCTCCAAACCCTTCAAGTGTCCTTACTGCTCCTCCAAGTTTAACCTGAAGGGGAACCTCAGCCGACACATGAAGGTCAAACACGGCATGGACATCTCACCTGACGGACAAG ATGCTCTTCCTGAGATGGAGGGCCAGGGCCACTATGAGGAGGACAACTTTGACTTTGGGACCTCAGGGGCCAACAACATGGATAATGGAGGCTCCCAGAACCTCACCAAGCTCACCACGGCAAACATGGACGACATGGACAACTATTACAACTTTGGGAAGGATACAGCTAACTACAACACGTCTTGA